The DNA segment GCGCAATCGGCGGTCCTCCGTCGCTCGGAAGCACGTTTCCAGCTCGCTCCTCTGCCCCTCACTCAGCTCCAGCCGGCTCATGCAGGTTTAACCCGCGACCACCGACGGATTCATCCGAGCCGTGAATGAGAGGACTCAAACTCTCTGAGGGCCAAAAGGCGAGTGATACCCAGCGGTTTCATGGAGGGACTGGTTGCGACCCTCAATCGGGGACCGATTGAGGCTCCGCGAACTTCACCGTGGGTGACCTCGCCCATGGTCCCGACCTGCCAGTGTCCGCTTCGCAGGGAGTGCGTGGCGAGGCGGTGCTCGTGGGCTTGTAGGCGAAGCGTCAAGGTGGGCGAAAGACGCATGCTTTCGAGTCGCGCGCAGGCTCAGGGGCGAAGCCCTGCCCAGGTGGCCTACCGCGGCTGGTCCGGTCAGCATGCATGGCCGACTAGAACCTATCTCGATAGGAGCGAGTGGAACCAGGTGATGCCCAGCGCAAAGTGCAGCATCGCGATGTAGGTGTCCTCTAACTTCTCCCAGCGCACCAGCAGACGGCGGAAGCGGTTGAGCCAGGAGTGGGTTCGCTCGACGACCCAGCGTGGCGAAGGACGTCGACGCCGTGCGCACTTGGAACTCACCTGAGAGCGTCGTCTCGGCGCCCGGAGCGTGAAACCATACTCCTGGGCTAGCTCGCGGACGAGTCTGAAGGCATACCCCAGATCGACACATAGCGCCTGACGACGGCTCCGACTCGGCAGGGTCCTTCGGACTGGAATGGATTCGAGCGTGGAGCGCGCCAGCTTGAGGTCGTTCGTGTTGGCTCCAGTGACCACGAGGCCGAGGGGGCGCCGCGCGATTCGGTCAGCAGGCTCCGCTTGGTGCCGCGCTTCGCTCTGTCCGTGGGGTTGGGGCCTGTTTTTTCCCCCGCCCAGCGGCGCCTTGCCCTGGGGGCCATCAAACGCGAGCCATCGCCAATCAATCCGCGCCAGGTCGTCGTAGGCCATCAGCCCTTGGCGCCAGAACTCGCGGAAGACACCCGCGGCCAACCACTCGCGGAAGCGTCGATAGGCGGAGGACGGATGGTACAGGCCTGTGGCCTTCAACGCGCCCCTCTGCATCCCCGTGCGCAGCACCAAGAGAATCCCATCCAGAGCCTGTCGGTCGGGCACTCGTTGGTTGTGGCAGCCCAGCGGGTGCTCCGGCCGGGCCGGCAGCAGCGGTTCAATGCGTCGCCACAGCTCGTCTGGTACC comes from the Corallococcus caeni genome and includes:
- a CDS encoding IS5 family transposase, whose product is MKKDDSWRVPDELWRRIEPLLPARPEHPLGCHNQRVPDRQALDGILLVLRTGMQRGALKATGLYHPSSAYRRFREWLAAGVFREFWRQGLMAYDDLARIDWRWLAFDGPQGKAPLGGGKNRPQPHGQSEARHQAEPADRIARRPLGLVVTGANTNDLKLARSTLESIPVRRTLPSRSRRQALCVDLGYAFRLVRELAQEYGFTLRAPRRRSQVSSKCARRRRPSPRWVVERTHSWLNRFRRLLVRWEKLEDTYIAMLHFALGITWFHSLLSR